Proteins encoded within one genomic window of Jiangella mangrovi:
- a CDS encoding DUF4011 domain-containing protein, with protein sequence MRSDAVAGPAPTRAEMVAHAVEQWSEELATLGGRDPLLSYRDLKVGTLDLAAAEPEARKLLLEGEPVLVSKLFPYEPLRTSALRSVRAIRDKSRELAEERGLAVCYLAVGIATWANPFAARRPTAPVMLRSAVVEARDPAETDFSITIADDPFVNPVLLWALDSQLGLRFATDDLRDPAGRLRYATVVERLREFAPPHVVDGFAIAHRAVLATFATVPLALSRDLAALGVDLQQHDVVAALAGDPAALSAVSRPGAPGELRYRVLDTDSEQDDVVAAGAGDGHLRVAAAPGTGRTQTVAALVAELVGRGQRVLVVGEKRTVLDDLVTRLDSVGLRDLVLDAGRTPAPDAVQQIAEIARRLTRARPGEFEHITPGTAATLAGELDAYRDAIHQIRQPWGSTAHEAMVLVATAQEFARTSARVDPDVLARAGSTAHVRLQLRDFANIEGLTLTETGSPWFGSDVPDLRAADALLGTVTELRERALPRLKNAATRAAVEVGVAGPSTVAECLETVDLLSSVGRTIETLGAQIWDEPIADLAAATGDRAYRTEHGAEAGFFARRKLRKRLADLTGKSGGQHRQRQHEGLLAAQQQLATWKERSRDGKAPRTGPHLLNAVDAAKGVRHALAELAAGNPRAGDLEELSFADVAKRLDELIADAGHLRSLPRLYELQAELSAAGLDDLIAELRRRGLGAEQVEAVFDYAWYSSLLDFWRSTDPALGRFDRYAHDRRLEEFRAADMVEVRAAAGRVLEARRGRFADVAEQHEGQAAVLTESPDGALPPTPRALVEEAPELALATVPCWVVSPLSVAELLPPRRLFDVVIVEDAGRLAVAEAVPALARAARVVLVGDDDVARPPFTTAVEPAPDPDEQEGPWAQDPPASVVDLLRGSLPERLLTGQHRVRDDRLIGFAARTTHAARLTTVPGVGGADRVIMEIVDSDPIADDPVDSSSDEVARVVELVLDHVRKRPHESLGVVTLGPRHAERLDVALRHALIRAPEVAPYLRGDRAEPFFIKDVERVSGDVRDAIILSLGYGRSVDGRILYRFGALGRPGGERRLTAATLCSRERLTVVATFGADDLSPRRLTTPGAQALGQFLAYVQQGPQPDWVEGSGSAPARSGVLAETVAERLQEAGVAAEVVLDHGGPGGVAVAVRHPTRRSRFVLAIETDGETYAARRSARERERLRQEQLTRLGWTVHRIWSAAWAADPDAETERLLAAYEQAVKDADAYDWAVAAAEADIVAGMPEEEPAAAAADAVAEDGKAADEKAADDTSAAEEPAPERQGDRPLIVSGRAVSDYTGRELASLARWTESDGVARRVDDVVTLLAADLTLDAADARTTDVLRHAVRVARAGSPA encoded by the coding sequence ATGCGCAGCGACGCCGTCGCCGGTCCCGCCCCGACCCGCGCGGAGATGGTCGCTCACGCCGTCGAGCAGTGGAGCGAGGAGCTCGCCACGCTCGGCGGGCGGGACCCGCTGCTGTCCTACCGCGACCTCAAGGTGGGCACGCTCGACCTCGCGGCCGCCGAGCCCGAGGCGCGCAAGCTGCTGCTCGAGGGCGAGCCCGTGCTCGTCTCCAAGCTCTTCCCGTACGAGCCGCTGCGCACGTCGGCGCTGCGCTCGGTGCGAGCCATCCGCGACAAGTCCCGCGAGCTGGCCGAGGAGCGCGGCCTCGCCGTCTGCTACCTCGCCGTGGGCATCGCGACCTGGGCGAATCCGTTCGCGGCCCGACGTCCCACGGCGCCGGTCATGCTCCGCTCGGCGGTGGTCGAGGCGCGCGACCCGGCCGAGACCGACTTCAGCATCACCATCGCCGACGACCCGTTCGTCAACCCGGTCCTGCTGTGGGCGCTGGACTCCCAGCTCGGCCTGCGTTTCGCCACCGACGACCTGCGCGACCCGGCCGGCCGGCTGCGGTACGCGACGGTGGTCGAGCGGCTGCGCGAGTTCGCCCCGCCGCACGTGGTCGACGGGTTCGCCATCGCGCACCGGGCCGTGCTCGCTACGTTCGCGACGGTGCCGCTGGCGCTCAGCCGCGACCTCGCCGCGCTCGGCGTCGACCTGCAGCAGCACGACGTCGTCGCGGCGCTGGCCGGCGACCCCGCCGCGCTGTCCGCCGTCTCTCGCCCGGGCGCACCGGGCGAGCTGCGCTACCGCGTCCTCGACACCGACAGCGAGCAGGACGACGTCGTCGCCGCGGGCGCCGGCGACGGTCACCTGCGGGTCGCCGCGGCGCCGGGCACGGGCCGCACCCAGACGGTCGCCGCGCTGGTGGCGGAGCTGGTCGGACGGGGTCAGCGGGTGCTGGTCGTGGGCGAGAAGCGCACCGTCCTCGACGACCTCGTCACCCGGCTCGACTCCGTCGGCCTGCGCGACCTCGTGCTCGACGCGGGCCGCACACCCGCCCCTGACGCCGTCCAGCAGATCGCCGAGATCGCCCGCCGGCTGACCCGGGCACGGCCCGGCGAGTTCGAGCACATCACGCCCGGCACCGCGGCCACGCTGGCCGGCGAACTCGACGCGTACCGCGACGCCATCCACCAGATCCGCCAGCCCTGGGGCTCGACGGCGCATGAGGCCATGGTGCTGGTCGCGACGGCGCAGGAGTTCGCCCGGACGTCCGCGCGGGTCGACCCCGACGTCCTGGCGCGGGCGGGCAGCACGGCGCACGTCCGGCTGCAGCTGCGCGACTTCGCCAACATCGAGGGCCTGACGCTGACGGAGACCGGGTCGCCCTGGTTCGGCTCCGACGTCCCCGACCTCCGGGCCGCCGACGCGCTGCTCGGCACCGTCACCGAACTGCGCGAACGGGCGCTGCCGCGACTGAAGAACGCCGCCACCCGGGCCGCCGTCGAGGTCGGCGTGGCCGGGCCGAGCACCGTCGCCGAGTGCCTCGAGACCGTCGACCTGCTGTCCTCGGTCGGGCGGACCATCGAGACGCTCGGGGCGCAGATCTGGGACGAGCCCATCGCCGACCTCGCCGCCGCCACCGGCGACCGCGCCTACCGCACTGAGCACGGCGCCGAGGCCGGCTTCTTCGCCCGGCGCAAGCTGCGCAAGCGCCTCGCCGACCTCACCGGCAAGTCCGGCGGGCAGCACCGTCAGCGCCAGCACGAGGGCCTGCTCGCCGCGCAGCAGCAGCTGGCGACGTGGAAGGAGCGGTCCCGCGACGGCAAGGCGCCGCGGACCGGCCCGCATCTGCTCAACGCCGTCGACGCCGCGAAGGGTGTGCGGCACGCGCTGGCCGAGCTGGCCGCCGGCAACCCGCGCGCGGGCGACCTCGAGGAGCTGTCGTTCGCCGACGTCGCGAAGCGGCTGGACGAGCTGATCGCCGACGCCGGCCACCTGCGCTCGCTGCCCCGGCTGTACGAGCTGCAGGCCGAGCTGTCCGCGGCCGGCCTCGACGACCTCATCGCCGAGCTGCGCCGCCGCGGCCTGGGTGCCGAGCAGGTCGAGGCCGTCTTCGACTACGCCTGGTACTCCTCGCTGCTGGACTTCTGGCGCTCGACCGACCCGGCGCTCGGCCGGTTCGACCGGTACGCGCACGACCGGCGGCTCGAGGAGTTCCGCGCCGCCGACATGGTCGAGGTGCGCGCCGCCGCGGGCCGGGTGCTCGAGGCCCGGCGCGGCCGCTTCGCCGACGTCGCCGAGCAGCACGAGGGCCAGGCCGCCGTCCTGACGGAGTCGCCCGACGGCGCGCTGCCGCCGACGCCGCGGGCGCTGGTCGAGGAGGCGCCGGAGCTCGCGCTGGCGACGGTGCCGTGCTGGGTGGTGTCGCCGCTGTCCGTGGCCGAGCTGCTGCCGCCGCGCCGGCTGTTCGACGTCGTCATCGTCGAGGACGCCGGCCGGCTCGCCGTCGCCGAGGCGGTCCCGGCGCTGGCCCGCGCGGCCCGTGTCGTGCTCGTGGGCGACGACGACGTCGCGCGCCCGCCGTTCACCACCGCCGTCGAGCCCGCGCCGGACCCCGACGAGCAGGAGGGGCCGTGGGCGCAGGACCCGCCCGCCTCCGTCGTCGACCTGCTCCGCGGCTCGCTCCCGGAGCGGCTGCTGACGGGGCAGCACCGCGTCCGCGACGACCGGCTGATCGGCTTCGCGGCCCGCACGACGCACGCCGCCCGGCTGACGACGGTGCCCGGTGTCGGCGGCGCGGACCGCGTGATCATGGAGATCGTCGACTCCGACCCCATCGCCGACGACCCCGTCGACAGCTCGTCCGACGAGGTCGCCCGCGTCGTCGAGCTCGTCCTCGACCACGTCCGCAAGCGCCCGCACGAGAGCCTCGGTGTGGTGACCCTCGGGCCGCGGCACGCCGAGCGGCTGGACGTCGCGTTGCGGCACGCGCTGATCCGCGCCCCCGAGGTCGCGCCGTACCTGCGCGGCGACCGCGCCGAGCCGTTCTTCATCAAGGACGTCGAGCGGGTGTCCGGCGACGTGCGCGACGCGATCATCCTGTCGCTGGGCTACGGCCGGTCGGTCGACGGGCGCATCCTGTACCGCTTCGGCGCGCTGGGCCGCCCCGGCGGCGAGCGACGGCTCACCGCGGCGACCCTGTGCTCGCGCGAGCGGCTCACCGTCGTCGCGACCTTCGGCGCCGACGACCTCAGCCCGCGGCGGCTCACGACGCCGGGCGCGCAGGCGCTCGGGCAGTTCCTGGCGTACGTGCAGCAGGGCCCGCAGCCCGACTGGGTCGAGGGCTCCGGCTCGGCTCCGGCCCGCTCCGGCGTGCTGGCCGAGACCGTCGCCGAGCGGCTGCAGGAGGCCGGCGTCGCGGCCGAGGTCGTGCTCGACCACGGCGGGCCCGGTGGTGTCGCCGTCGCCGTCCGGCACCCCACGCGGCGGTCGCGGTTCGTGCTGGCTATCGAGACCGACGGCGAGACGTACGCGGCCCGGCGCAGCGCCCGCGAGCGTGAGCGGCTGCGGCAGGAGCAGCTGACCCGGCTCGGCTGGACGGTGCACCGCATCTGGTCCGCTGCCTGGGCGGCCGACCCCGACGCCGAGACCGAGCGGCTGCTGGCGGCGTACGAGCAGGCCGTCAAGGACGCCGACGCCTACGACTGGGCGGTCGCGGCGGCCGAGGCCGACATCGTCGCCGGCATGCCCGAGGAGGAGCCCGCGGCGGCCGCAGCTGACGCCGTCGCCGAGGACGGGAAGGCCGCGGACGAGAAGGCCGCCGACGACACCTCCGCGGCGGAGGAGCCCGCGCCCGAACGGCAGGGCGATCGGCCGCTCATCGTCAGCGGCCGCGCGGTCAGCGACTACACCGGCCGCGAACTGGCCTCGCTCGCCCGCTGGACCGAGTCCGACGGCGTCGCCCGGCGGGTGGACGACGTGGTGACGCTGCTCGCCGCGGACCTCACGCTGGACGCCGCCGACGCCCGCACCACCGACGTCCTGCGTCACGCCGTCCGGGTCGCCCGCGCCGGCTCGCCCGCCTGA
- the trpS gene encoding tryptophan--tRNA ligase: MTLTTTLDTPLLADPAQVAADPGRYRVLTGDRPTGPLHLGHYFGTLLNRVRLQRQGVETFLVVADYQVITDRLSPGEIADNVREVVLDNLAAGIDPELTTVFAHSAVPALNQLMLPFLSLTTVAELQRNPTVKDEAAASGLAAISGLLLTYPVHQAADILFCHGSLVPVGDDQLPHVEQTRLIARRFNERYAGGRPVFREPQALLSPSPRLLGIDGRKMSKSRGNAIALKASADETARLIRRSVTDSERAVTYEPDRRPGVSSLVEIAALCLDLAPAVVAERVGPGGSAALKALVTEAVNEELRPVRARRAELAAEPGLVGRLLADGAERASALASSTLADVQEVLGMTAY; this comes from the coding sequence ATGACCCTCACCACCACCCTCGACACACCGCTGCTGGCCGACCCGGCCCAGGTGGCGGCCGATCCGGGGCGCTACCGCGTCCTCACCGGCGACCGGCCGACCGGCCCGCTGCACCTCGGGCACTACTTCGGCACGCTGCTCAACCGCGTCCGGCTGCAGCGCCAGGGCGTCGAGACCTTCCTCGTCGTCGCCGACTACCAGGTGATCACCGACCGGCTGTCGCCCGGTGAGATCGCCGACAACGTGCGCGAGGTCGTCCTCGACAACCTCGCCGCGGGCATTGACCCCGAGCTGACGACGGTGTTCGCGCACAGCGCCGTCCCGGCCCTCAACCAGCTGATGCTGCCGTTCCTGTCGCTGACCACGGTGGCCGAGCTGCAGCGCAACCCGACGGTGAAGGACGAGGCGGCCGCGTCCGGGCTGGCGGCGATCAGCGGGCTGCTGCTCACGTATCCGGTGCACCAGGCGGCGGACATCCTGTTCTGCCACGGCAGCCTGGTCCCCGTCGGCGACGACCAGCTGCCACACGTCGAGCAGACGCGGCTCATCGCGCGGCGGTTCAACGAGCGCTACGCCGGCGGCCGCCCGGTCTTCCGCGAACCGCAGGCGCTGCTGTCGCCGTCACCCCGGCTGCTCGGCATCGACGGCCGGAAGATGAGCAAGAGCCGTGGCAACGCGATCGCCCTGAAGGCGTCCGCCGACGAGACGGCGCGGCTGATCAGGCGGTCGGTGACCGATTCCGAACGTGCGGTGACCTACGAGCCTGATCGGCGGCCGGGGGTGTCGTCGCTGGTCGAGATCGCGGCGCTGTGCCTGGATCTGGCGCCGGCCGTGGTCGCGGAGCGGGTCGGCCCGGGCGGGTCGGCGGCGCTGAAGGCGCTGGTCACCGAGGCCGTGAACGAGGAGCTGCGGCCGGTCCGCGCACGCCGGGCGGAGCTGGCGGCGGAGCCTGGGCTGGTCGGGAGGCTGCTGGCCGACGGGGCCGAGCGGGCGTCGGCGCTGGCCTCGTCGACGCTGGCGGACGTGCAGGAGGTGCTCGGGATGACCGCGTATTGA
- a CDS encoding sigma-70 family RNA polymerase sigma factor: MILAARAGAPWAFERLYADLAPVVAGYARLQGSQEPEDVTSEVFLGVFAGLGSFTGSEQQFRSWVFTIAYRRVTDEHRRRSRRPATVDVDLEVVDQVGGDAEEDALEALGRRRVHELCAGLSADQREVVLLRILGDLSVEEVAGIVGKSAGAVKALQRRGLSALRRRLDRERVSR; this comes from the coding sequence GTGATCCTCGCGGCGCGTGCGGGCGCGCCGTGGGCCTTTGAGCGCCTGTACGCCGATCTCGCACCGGTCGTCGCCGGCTACGCGCGGCTGCAGGGATCGCAGGAGCCCGAGGACGTGACCAGTGAGGTCTTCCTCGGCGTCTTCGCCGGCCTCGGGTCCTTCACCGGATCGGAGCAGCAATTCCGGTCGTGGGTCTTCACCATCGCGTACCGCCGGGTGACCGACGAGCATCGACGGCGGTCGCGGCGGCCGGCGACGGTGGACGTCGACCTCGAGGTCGTCGACCAGGTCGGCGGTGACGCCGAGGAGGACGCCCTCGAGGCGCTCGGCCGGCGCCGCGTGCACGAGCTGTGCGCCGGCCTGTCGGCGGACCAGCGCGAGGTCGTGCTGCTGCGGATCCTCGGTGACCTGAGCGTCGAGGAGGTGGCCGGCATCGTCGGCAAGTCGGCCGGCGCCGTCAAGGCACTGCAACGACGGGGGCTGAGCGCGTTGCGGCGACGACTCGACCGGGAGCGCGTATCCAGATGA
- a CDS encoding pirin family protein, whose protein sequence is MSNLDAKPAEMRCHAATHAGPTTIRLEPREVPLGGIRAMQVSRTLPHRQLPTVGAWCFLDQFGPQRTDMVVLPHPHTGLQTVTWPIQGEIHHRDSVGSDVVVKPGQLNLMTSGPGIAHSEISLGESPLLHGLQLWVALPEAAATHTRPTFEQHTDLPIYDGDGVRATVVVGEFAGTASPATTYTPLLGAQLGLDATRADTVVPLNPDFEHAVLVLTGRATVDGTELESGPLLYLGTGRSELRLRTDTTGTTLFLLGGEPFPDDLVMWWNFVGRSHEDIVAAREEWERAGQERFGTVAGHGADRIPAPPLPPLRLTPRRRRPPTG, encoded by the coding sequence GTGAGCAATCTCGACGCGAAGCCGGCCGAGATGCGGTGCCACGCGGCCACGCACGCCGGCCCGACCACGATCAGGCTCGAGCCGCGCGAGGTGCCGCTGGGCGGGATCCGCGCCATGCAGGTGAGTCGTACCCTGCCGCACCGCCAGCTTCCCACCGTCGGCGCGTGGTGCTTCCTCGACCAGTTCGGGCCGCAGCGCACGGACATGGTCGTCCTGCCGCACCCGCACACCGGCCTGCAGACTGTCACCTGGCCCATCCAGGGCGAGATCCACCATCGCGACAGCGTGGGCAGCGACGTCGTCGTGAAGCCGGGGCAGCTCAATCTGATGACGAGCGGGCCGGGCATCGCGCACTCGGAGATCTCGCTCGGCGAGTCGCCACTTCTGCACGGCCTGCAGCTCTGGGTCGCGCTCCCCGAGGCCGCCGCCACGCACACCAGACCGACCTTCGAGCAGCACACCGACCTTCCCATCTACGACGGCGACGGCGTGCGCGCCACTGTGGTCGTGGGGGAGTTCGCCGGGACGGCGTCGCCCGCCACCACCTACACGCCGCTGCTCGGCGCCCAGCTCGGCCTCGACGCGACGCGAGCCGACACCGTCGTCCCCCTCAACCCGGACTTCGAGCACGCCGTCCTCGTCCTCACCGGCCGGGCCACCGTCGACGGCACCGAGCTCGAGTCGGGCCCGCTGCTCTACCTCGGCACCGGCCGCTCCGAGCTCAGGCTCCGTACAGACACGACGGGCACCACGCTCTTCCTCCTCGGCGGCGAACCGTTCCCCGACGATCTCGTCATGTGGTGGAACTTCGTCGGCCGCAGCCACGAGGACATCGTCGCCGCGCGGGAGGAGTGGGAGCGGGCGGGTCAGGAGCGCTTCGGCACGGTCGCCGGACACGGCGCCGATCGCATCCCCGCGCCGCCCCTGCCGCCGTTGCGCCTCACCCCGCGCCGGCGACGGCCCCCAACCGGCTGA
- a CDS encoding NUDIX domain-containing protein: protein MQWKNLGEHTVYENRWFTVNLADVELPDGRHLDHYLIRQRPVVLTAAIADGAALLLWRHRFITDTWGWELPAGVVDDGETLEEAAAREALEETGWQPGPLHHLMTLEPANGLSDSLHHVYWAEGADYIGHPEDDFESSRREWIPLSQVPDLVRKGEIRAANTAAALMMLHGTNVQES, encoded by the coding sequence ATGCAATGGAAGAACCTCGGCGAACACACGGTCTACGAGAACCGCTGGTTCACCGTGAACCTCGCGGATGTCGAGCTTCCAGACGGCCGGCACCTGGACCACTACCTGATTCGGCAGCGGCCGGTTGTGCTCACCGCCGCGATAGCCGACGGCGCGGCCTTGCTGCTGTGGCGGCACCGCTTCATCACTGACACGTGGGGCTGGGAACTGCCCGCAGGCGTCGTCGACGATGGTGAGACTCTCGAGGAGGCGGCGGCGCGCGAGGCCCTCGAAGAGACAGGTTGGCAGCCTGGTCCCCTCCATCATCTGATGACCCTGGAGCCTGCCAACGGCCTCTCCGACTCCCTCCATCACGTGTACTGGGCCGAAGGCGCGGACTACATCGGTCACCCTGAGGACGACTTTGAGTCTTCTCGGCGTGAGTGGATCCCGCTGTCGCAAGTCCCCGACCTCGTACGTAAGGGCGAGATACGAGCGGCCAACACCGCCGCCGCCCTGATGATGCTGCACGGCACCAACGTCCAGGAGTCGTAG
- a CDS encoding transcriptional regulator, translated as MLSEAGMSRQGLAVRVNEAGARQGRVPRYDHTAVARWLRGQRPRAPVPDLICEVLGAQLDRPLTLADIGLDTAEDDSAVPAPLPIFVSRTTSMWRSDHLQRQELWSSPIATGMDAVRPVWEWENPPIDLDLSSQGDRHVGAKDVRTLHDARRHYEHMYRRAGGVATHARVAGFLSQQTTPMLYGTFTDGVGRELHRAIGGLTAVAGISAYDAELHGIAQRYFHQALRLAKSSGDRAFGGYVLALLVNQSLALGDPRQAIAFSQAALRTAGAAVSPALRADLHVMQAKGYALIGDAATARRAMHEAERAAGLIGSGSEPAETSYVQPGLIEAQMSEALISLGDLRPASEFAAASLEAPAHARGRVNRRATAATLALRAGDADQAAILVVDMLDHAQGMESGRLTHRFRQLRHSLAGHQSVATHDAIDRLDRTLELLA; from the coding sequence ATGCTTTCCGAGGCCGGGATGTCGCGGCAAGGCCTTGCGGTCCGGGTCAACGAAGCAGGTGCACGACAAGGGCGCGTCCCCCGGTACGACCACACCGCCGTCGCGCGCTGGCTTCGCGGCCAGCGGCCAAGGGCGCCGGTACCTGACCTGATCTGCGAAGTACTGGGAGCCCAGTTGGATCGGCCCCTCACACTCGCCGACATCGGGCTTGACACCGCGGAGGATGACTCGGCGGTTCCCGCCCCCCTCCCGATCTTCGTCAGCCGCACAACGTCGATGTGGCGTTCAGACCACTTGCAACGCCAGGAGCTGTGGTCGTCGCCGATCGCCACGGGAATGGATGCCGTGCGGCCCGTGTGGGAGTGGGAGAACCCACCCATAGACCTCGATCTCTCGAGCCAAGGCGACAGGCACGTTGGAGCGAAGGATGTGCGCACCCTCCATGACGCTCGACGGCACTACGAGCACATGTACCGGCGTGCAGGCGGGGTCGCGACACATGCACGGGTGGCCGGTTTCCTGAGCCAGCAGACCACGCCGATGCTCTATGGGACGTTCACCGATGGAGTGGGTAGGGAGCTGCACCGCGCCATTGGCGGCCTGACGGCGGTCGCGGGCATCAGCGCGTACGACGCCGAACTGCACGGCATCGCGCAGCGCTACTTCCACCAAGCGTTACGGCTGGCGAAGTCGTCGGGCGACCGCGCCTTCGGCGGTTACGTCCTCGCGCTCCTGGTCAACCAATCGTTGGCACTCGGTGATCCGCGCCAAGCGATCGCGTTCTCGCAGGCTGCGCTGAGAACCGCGGGAGCCGCAGTTTCACCTGCCCTCAGGGCCGACCTGCACGTGATGCAAGCGAAGGGCTACGCACTCATCGGCGACGCAGCGACGGCACGCCGCGCGATGCACGAGGCAGAGCGTGCAGCAGGTCTTATCGGCAGTGGATCCGAGCCAGCCGAGACGAGCTATGTGCAACCCGGCCTGATCGAAGCCCAGATGTCCGAGGCGCTGATCAGCCTAGGCGACCTACGGCCAGCATCCGAGTTCGCCGCAGCATCACTCGAAGCGCCCGCGCATGCACGAGGCCGCGTGAATCGCCGCGCTACCGCCGCCACCCTGGCACTCCGGGCGGGTGACGCAGACCAAGCGGCCATCCTGGTCGTCGATATGCTTGACCACGCTCAGGGCATGGAGTCCGGACGGCTCACACACCGCTTCCGCCAGCTCCGCCACTCGCTGGCGGGCCACCAATCGGTGGCGACACACGACGCCATCGACCGACTAGACCGAACTCTAGAGCTGCTCGCATGA
- a CDS encoding pyridoxal phosphate-dependent decarboxylase family protein, with protein MTLAPEVLHSAEATTAELLKSLIDLGMAFKDQEQIYARRLAPTAIRDLVVTDLPDAATSLADLVAEFQHDLLPLCKNEASPQFLGFGDTGDDPAALAGSLLAMFTQQNLINQSFDSPSATFVEIAVLRWFRDLIGYASPPLPEVSTVWTAGGVVTTGGTMSNTIAMMLAREHRFPGTMQSGVTDPGRCAVVVPRGIGHYSIRSSLAWIGCGNAVIEVDTDGFRYDLAGLRHALAEHRDEIMAVVAYAGDSRTQTVENLRAVHDIVRSKAPAAWLHADACWGFMATFSPTTRRLVDGIDLYDSVTVDPHKVMAVPYAVSALVTRDVEALRAISSHSDLIMQEDFAFGQVTPFVGSKPWSSLKLWMTMRAHGRHGLAALVERRFATMRDFVMAVDSRPRFLRLHNPDLTACAFLWLPPSTDLTAPDLNRINDVNKRIHGRLLADGEWYLHQFSIPDPGVLSLGEQLHPLRFMSVNHRITTAQVQGVLDEVDCLGLQITRETGPTKESRR; from the coding sequence ATGACACTCGCTCCCGAGGTATTGCACAGCGCCGAGGCCACGACGGCGGAACTCCTCAAGTCGCTCATCGATCTCGGCATGGCCTTCAAGGACCAGGAACAGATCTATGCGAGGCGGCTCGCCCCGACGGCGATCCGAGACCTGGTCGTCACCGACCTACCCGACGCGGCGACGTCGCTAGCCGACCTTGTCGCCGAGTTCCAGCACGACTTGCTCCCGCTGTGCAAGAACGAGGCCAGCCCGCAGTTCCTCGGGTTCGGCGACACCGGTGACGATCCGGCCGCCCTGGCCGGCAGTCTGCTGGCGATGTTCACGCAACAGAATCTGATCAACCAGAGCTTCGACTCGCCGTCAGCGACATTCGTCGAGATCGCGGTGCTGCGCTGGTTCCGAGACCTGATCGGGTACGCCAGTCCGCCGCTCCCCGAAGTCTCCACGGTATGGACGGCCGGCGGCGTGGTGACCACCGGCGGCACGATGTCGAACACGATCGCGATGATGCTCGCCCGCGAGCACCGGTTCCCCGGAACGATGCAGTCTGGTGTCACAGACCCAGGACGTTGCGCAGTCGTGGTGCCGCGTGGGATCGGGCACTACAGCATCCGCTCCTCGCTCGCCTGGATCGGGTGCGGGAACGCCGTCATCGAAGTCGACACCGATGGGTTCCGGTACGACCTTGCAGGTCTACGCCACGCGCTCGCAGAGCACCGCGACGAGATCATGGCTGTCGTGGCCTACGCCGGCGACTCCCGGACTCAGACGGTCGAGAACCTGCGCGCAGTGCACGACATCGTCCGTTCGAAGGCTCCCGCCGCCTGGCTGCACGCCGACGCCTGCTGGGGCTTCATGGCCACGTTCAGCCCGACGACGCGCCGACTCGTCGACGGAATCGACCTGTACGACTCGGTCACCGTCGACCCGCACAAGGTCATGGCCGTGCCCTACGCCGTCAGTGCCTTGGTCACCCGCGATGTCGAGGCACTACGGGCGATCAGCAGCCACTCGGACCTCATCATGCAGGAGGACTTCGCGTTCGGGCAGGTCACCCCGTTCGTCGGGTCCAAGCCGTGGTCCTCTCTCAAGCTCTGGATGACGATGCGGGCCCACGGCCGCCACGGTTTGGCTGCGCTCGTCGAACGGCGGTTCGCGACCATGCGGGACTTCGTCATGGCCGTCGATTCCCGCCCCCGGTTCCTGCGGCTCCACAACCCGGACCTGACCGCGTGCGCATTTCTCTGGCTCCCGCCGAGCACCGACCTCACCGCCCCGGACCTCAACCGAATCAACGACGTCAACAAGCGCATACATGGCCGGCTCCTGGCTGACGGCGAGTGGTACCTGCACCAGTTCAGCATCCCCGATCCTGGAGTCCTGTCCCTGGGCGAGCAGTTGCACCCGCTGCGGTTCATGTCCGTCAACCACCGGATCACTACGGCCCAAGTCCAGGGTGTGCTCGACGAGGTCGACTGTCTTGGTCTGCAGATCACCCGCGAGACAGGGCCGACGAAAGAGAGCCGACGATGA